A DNA window from Rubrobacter calidifluminis contains the following coding sequences:
- a CDS encoding IucA/IucC family C-terminal-domain containing protein: protein MTGSPLTETLGLIEPSRYRFGMRLADGTAGLLPAHELIHDRELLARQLEGAMGRWNLNRREAATFMAGSYAWSVGGPAAAAYVLARRAPDVSPQNVLIGMEDGGILQVALARELFAALASDPAAGHPGATPLEDERGLLRWLRERLLEGLGPLIENAAGLARVGTRMPWARAADLVAHSFLVAGEDTAEQPRYAGDAADFINAPSFAAGGGRTDFLFVERGGVRRAFLVRGACCGSFRKGAGYCDGCPALSREERLKRALNSLGSLVSPSRTGVRRDFRGG from the coding sequence GTGACCGGCTCACCGCTGACCGAGACCCTCGGGCTCATCGAGCCCTCGCGGTACCGCTTCGGGATGCGCCTGGCAGATGGGACCGCGGGCCTTCTCCCCGCCCACGAGCTCATCCACGACCGGGAGCTGCTGGCGCGACAGCTCGAGGGTGCGATGGGGCGGTGGAACCTCAACCGTCGCGAGGCTGCAACCTTCATGGCCGGTTCCTACGCCTGGAGCGTTGGGGGCCCGGCCGCGGCCGCCTACGTACTGGCGCGCAGGGCTCCCGACGTCTCGCCGCAGAACGTCTTGATCGGGATGGAAGACGGTGGGATCCTGCAGGTAGCCCTGGCACGAGAGCTTTTCGCCGCCCTCGCCTCCGATCCGGCAGCCGGGCATCCCGGTGCCACGCCGCTGGAGGACGAGCGGGGATTGCTCCGCTGGCTCAGGGAGCGGCTGCTGGAAGGGCTGGGGCCATTGATCGAAAACGCCGCCGGACTCGCCAGGGTCGGGACCCGCATGCCCTGGGCCAGGGCGGCGGACCTCGTCGCCCACAGCTTTCTCGTCGCGGGAGAGGATACTGCTGAGCAGCCGCGTTACGCGGGTGATGCCGCGGACTTCATAAACGCCCCGAGCTTCGCCGCCGGGGGCGGGAGGACCGACTTCCTGTTCGTGGAGCGGGGGGGCGTGCGGCGGGCCTTCCTCGTCCGGGGTGCCTGCTGCGGCTCGTTCAGGAAGGGCGCGGGCTACTGCGACGGCTGCCCGGCGTTGAGCCGGGAGGAGAGGCTCAAACGGGCCCTGAATAGCCTGGGCTCCTTGGTCAGCCCGTCCCGCACGGGTGTGCGGAGAGATTTTCGGGGGGGATGA
- a CDS encoding iron-siderophore ABC transporter substrate-binding protein encodes MAAAGALLLFPAGCGAGAEDERRGSAGGGGARRVKHEYGSTKVSGTPRRVVSLGYTDQDPLLALGVTPVAVRYWFGDRHDAIFPWAEERVRGKSPRMLNMPFGELDFEKIAALDPDLILAVSAGLTHKEYETLSRIAPTIPQPDGYVDFGTPWQKATLMTGEALDREGRARRLVSGLEQRFRRIRRRHPVFDGSTVAVAVYGTGEKIGFLSSQDIRARFFTGLGFRVPRELDRLARGKFYGYISTERMDLLDADLLVWTQVSSTRGGRSRIERDPLVRKLNASREGRMLFLDGELDDALQFGTVLSLPLLLRELPPDIAAVVDGDPKPEREPEKTTGKGGVR; translated from the coding sequence TTGGCAGCGGCGGGGGCGCTGCTGCTCTTCCCCGCGGGGTGTGGTGCCGGGGCGGAGGATGAAAGGCGTGGCAGCGCGGGAGGAGGTGGCGCACGCCGCGTCAAACACGAGTACGGGAGCACGAAGGTCTCTGGCACCCCCCGGAGGGTCGTCAGTCTGGGATACACGGACCAGGATCCTCTCCTCGCGCTCGGGGTGACGCCGGTGGCGGTGCGGTACTGGTTCGGGGACAGGCACGACGCCATCTTCCCCTGGGCGGAGGAGAGGGTGCGCGGGAAGAGCCCACGAATGCTCAACATGCCCTTCGGGGAGCTCGACTTCGAGAAGATCGCCGCCCTCGATCCTGACCTTATCCTTGCAGTGAGCGCGGGCCTCACCCACAAGGAGTATGAGACCCTCTCCAGGATCGCCCCGACCATCCCTCAGCCCGACGGATACGTGGACTTCGGGACTCCCTGGCAGAAAGCCACCCTCATGACGGGCGAGGCGCTCGATAGGGAGGGGCGCGCCCGGCGGCTGGTCTCCGGACTCGAGCAACGCTTCCGCAGGATCCGCCGCCGGCACCCGGTGTTCGACGGCTCCACCGTGGCGGTCGCGGTCTACGGTACCGGGGAGAAGATCGGCTTTCTCTCCTCTCAGGACATCAGGGCCCGATTTTTCACCGGCCTGGGTTTTCGGGTGCCCCGGGAGCTGGACAGGCTCGCTCGCGGGAAGTTCTACGGCTACATCAGCACGGAGAGGATGGACCTGCTGGACGCCGACCTGCTGGTCTGGACGCAAGTCTCCTCCACCAGGGGTGGAAGATCAAGGATCGAACGCGACCCTCTGGTGCGCAAACTGAATGCCAGCCGCGAGGGCCGCATGCTCTTTTTGGACGGGGAACTCGATGATGCGCTCCAGTTCGGTACCGTGCTGAGCCTGCCGCTGCTGTTGAGGGAGCTTCCCCCGGACATCGCCGCGGTGGTGGATGGGGATCCGAAGCCGGAGAGAGAACCTGAGAAGACCACTGGAAAAGGAGGTGTGAGATGA
- a CDS encoding DUF2218 domain-containing protein — protein sequence MNSSEAHVTTEGAARYANRMCKHFSHRVEATWNEPDGQIEFPELGICHMIARPDELVLRVEADDEAGLERLKEVVGTHLERFGAREGLRVRWSDGGES from the coding sequence ATGAATTCTTCCGAGGCACACGTCACCACGGAGGGCGCCGCCCGTTACGCGAACCGCATGTGCAAGCACTTCTCCCACAGGGTGGAGGCGACCTGGAACGAGCCCGACGGCCAGATAGAGTTCCCCGAGCTCGGCATCTGCCACATGATTGCCCGCCCCGACGAGCTCGTGTTGCGCGTCGAGGCCGACGACGAAGCCGGTCTCGAGCGTCTCAAGGAGGTCGTCGGTACCCATCTGGAGCGCTTCGGTGCCCGGGAGGGGCTCAGGGTACGCTGGTCGGACGGCGGGGAGAGCTGA
- a CDS encoding iron-siderophore ABC transporter substrate-binding protein, producing the protein MCGLRAAGLGEGAGGITRRDLLLGGAAAVLLAGCGGSGNVRKGETSGSRTIDHEYGKTTIDGSPERIVSVGYTDHDPILALGMRPVGIRRWFGNPPRGVWPWARDVLGDARPRLLPENSINYEQVAALKPDLIVGISSGMNRKDYDVLSEFAPTLPQSGRWPQYGVPWQEQTLVIGRALGREQKARELVANLEERFEQTRREHPEFEGATVSVIGTGSGAFYLYSTVDRSVAFFTALGFRLPAPAARIAPKDRYYVQISEERLGVADADVLICFCSSPADERRLRSSAVFRRLGAVKDGRTIYLSEDDDLTRAALSFDTVLSHPYLLEHLVPKLSWLLEKA; encoded by the coding sequence GTGTGCGGTCTACGTGCGGCCGGGCTCGGAGAGGGCGCGGGCGGTATCACCCGAAGGGACCTGCTCCTCGGTGGCGCGGCTGCCGTTCTCCTGGCCGGCTGCGGAGGAAGTGGAAACGTTCGGAAGGGAGAGACCTCCGGTAGCCGCACCATCGACCACGAGTACGGTAAGACGACCATAGATGGCTCGCCCGAAAGGATCGTCTCCGTGGGTTATACCGACCACGATCCCATCCTCGCGCTCGGGATGCGGCCGGTCGGGATCCGCAGGTGGTTCGGGAATCCCCCGCGCGGTGTTTGGCCCTGGGCCAGGGATGTGCTGGGCGACGCGAGGCCCCGGTTGCTCCCCGAGAACTCCATAAACTACGAGCAGGTCGCCGCCCTCAAGCCCGACCTGATCGTGGGGATCTCCTCTGGGATGAACCGCAAGGACTACGACGTGCTCTCTGAGTTCGCCCCGACCCTGCCTCAGTCGGGGAGGTGGCCCCAGTACGGCGTGCCCTGGCAGGAGCAGACCCTCGTCATCGGCCGGGCCCTCGGCCGCGAGCAGAAGGCGAGGGAGCTCGTCGCCAACCTGGAGGAGAGGTTCGAGCAGACCCGGCGCGAACACCCAGAGTTCGAGGGGGCCACGGTCTCGGTCATAGGGACCGGCTCGGGTGCCTTCTACCTGTACTCCACGGTCGACAGGAGCGTCGCATTTTTCACCGCCCTCGGCTTCAGGCTACCAGCGCCGGCCGCCAGGATAGCCCCGAAAGACCGCTACTACGTCCAGATCAGCGAGGAACGTCTCGGGGTCGCCGACGCCGACGTGCTCATCTGCTTCTGCTCGAGCCCCGCCGACGAGCGCCGGCTGCGCTCGAGCGCTGTCTTCAGGCGCCTTGGGGCGGTGAAGGACGGGAGGACCATATACCTATCCGAAGACGACGACCTCACCAGAGCTGCCCTCTCCTTTGACACCGTGCTCAGCCACCCCTACCTGCTCGAGCACCTCGTCCCGAAGCTCTCCTGGCTGCTCGAGAAGGCGTGA
- a CDS encoding DeoR/GlpR family DNA-binding transcription regulator codes for MSVRGDVGRRRRRIMPAERREMISEMVRRSGSVTVAALEETFDISPMTARRDLAILEDEGRVKRIHGGAVLPGFARREDSFQRRLEESREAKERLARAALGMLGSGETLFVDSSTTAYYAARLILREGLEATILTNSLPVMSLFTTDEAPKVSLIGVGGTLRKLTLSFVGPRATEDVEAHFADRAFVSVKGVTPDGYLTDPDPLEAEVKRAMILHSEEPILLVDGGKFSQRGLNRIAHISEVSTVLAADAPEQRLKEIAAGGTRVRRV; via the coding sequence ATGAGCGTGCGGGGAGACGTCGGCCGGAGAAGGCGCAGGATCATGCCCGCCGAGAGGCGGGAGATGATCTCCGAGATGGTGCGCAGATCGGGCAGCGTGACGGTCGCCGCGCTCGAGGAGACCTTCGACATCTCCCCGATGACCGCGCGCCGGGACCTCGCCATCCTCGAGGACGAGGGGAGGGTGAAGAGGATCCACGGCGGGGCCGTGCTGCCCGGCTTCGCCCGGCGGGAGGACTCCTTCCAGCGGCGGCTGGAGGAGAGTCGGGAGGCCAAGGAGAGGCTCGCACGGGCGGCGCTCGGGATGCTGGGTTCGGGCGAGACGCTCTTCGTGGACTCCTCCACCACCGCCTACTACGCCGCGCGCCTCATCCTGCGCGAGGGGCTCGAGGCGACCATCCTGACCAACTCTCTGCCGGTGATGTCCCTCTTCACCACCGACGAAGCTCCGAAGGTCTCCCTGATCGGGGTGGGAGGCACCCTGCGCAAGCTGACGCTCTCCTTCGTGGGACCACGGGCCACCGAGGATGTCGAGGCCCACTTTGCCGACCGGGCTTTCGTCTCGGTCAAGGGCGTCACGCCCGACGGTTACCTCACCGACCCGGACCCCCTGGAGGCCGAGGTCAAGCGCGCCATGATCCTGCATTCCGAGGAGCCTATCCTGCTCGTGGACGGCGGCAAGTTCTCCCAGAGGGGCCTGAACCGCATCGCCCACATCTCGGAGGTCTCGACCGTCCTCGCCGCCGATGCGCCGGAGCAGAGGCTCAAGGAGATCGCCGCCGGCGGAACCAGGGTGAGGCGGGTCTAG
- a CDS encoding bifunctional aldolase/short-chain dehydrogenase: METRIAATTENLWRKEEAEGLSPLEELAYRSNLLGRDRAVANYGGGNTSVKTRERDHTGREIEVMWVKGSGSDLATITADRFTGLKLEEVLPLYEREEMADEEMVSYLSRCQLAPEMPRSSIETLLHAFIPHPHVDHTHPDAINMLCCARNGKDLAAECFGEEAIWIDYIRPGFTLSKQVGEAVRENPRARFVLLAKHGLVTWGQSGEESYANTIEAVNRASRFVAERAAGTEPFGGEAIPPLEERAREELLYRVLPVLRGALSQDGPKILRFDASDEVLEFVCGRDSAELSQVGAACPDHLVNTKMRPLWVDFDPRTGDADELAAKLPEAVRSYREEYREYFEKNSSGEEKMFDPSPRVILIAGVGMVASGANLKAASLSRDLYHRAIAVMRGASAVDEFVSLTEEESFAVEYWPLELYKLTLAPPPGELEGRVALVTGGAGGIGRATIDELAAKGACVVAADLDGAGAEEAVAELDGTGEAVAVDVTDEDAVERAYRKTVLTYGGVDIVVSNAGLASSAPIEETSVELWERDHRVLAKGYFLVAREAFRVLKRQGVGGSLVFVASKNALAAGKNASAYSSAKAAELHLARCLAEEGGEAGIRVNTVNPDAVLRGSKIWGSEWREGRARSYGIPPEKLEEHYRERTTLKVNVLPEDVAQAVLHFASEKRSAKSTGNVLNVDGGVREAYPR, encoded by the coding sequence ATGGAGACGAGAATCGCAGCGACGACGGAGAACCTCTGGAGAAAGGAGGAAGCGGAGGGGCTCTCGCCCCTCGAGGAGCTCGCCTACCGCTCCAACCTGCTCGGCAGAGACCGCGCCGTGGCCAACTACGGCGGGGGCAATACCTCGGTGAAGACGAGGGAGCGCGATCACACCGGCCGAGAGATCGAGGTCATGTGGGTCAAGGGCTCCGGGTCGGACCTGGCCACCATAACGGCGGACCGTTTCACCGGCCTGAAGCTGGAGGAGGTCCTGCCCCTCTACGAGCGGGAGGAGATGGCCGACGAGGAGATGGTCTCCTACCTCTCCCGCTGCCAGCTCGCCCCGGAGATGCCCCGCTCCTCGATAGAGACCCTGCTGCACGCCTTCATCCCCCACCCCCACGTCGACCACACCCATCCCGACGCGATAAACATGCTCTGCTGCGCCAGAAACGGGAAGGATCTCGCCGCGGAGTGCTTCGGGGAGGAGGCGATCTGGATAGATTACATCCGCCCCGGCTTCACCCTCTCGAAGCAGGTCGGTGAGGCCGTGCGGGAGAACCCACGCGCCCGCTTCGTCCTTCTGGCCAAGCACGGGCTCGTCACCTGGGGCCAGTCCGGCGAGGAGTCCTACGCGAACACGATCGAGGCGGTAAACCGCGCCTCCCGGTTCGTCGCGGAGCGTGCGGCCGGTACGGAGCCCTTCGGCGGAGAAGCCATCCCCCCGCTGGAGGAGAGGGCGCGCGAGGAGCTGCTCTACCGGGTGCTCCCCGTCCTGCGCGGGGCGCTCTCGCAGGACGGACCGAAGATCCTCCGTTTCGACGCCTCGGACGAGGTACTCGAGTTCGTATGCGGAAGGGACTCGGCGGAGCTCTCGCAGGTGGGTGCCGCCTGTCCAGACCACCTGGTCAACACCAAGATGCGCCCGCTCTGGGTAGATTTCGACCCGCGGACCGGGGACGCGGACGAGCTCGCGGCGAAGCTGCCCGAGGCGGTGAGGAGCTACCGCGAGGAGTACAGGGAGTACTTCGAGAAGAACTCTTCCGGAGAGGAGAAGATGTTCGACCCCTCACCGCGGGTCATCCTGATAGCGGGCGTCGGGATGGTCGCCTCGGGCGCGAACCTCAAGGCCGCCTCCCTCTCGAGGGACCTCTACCACCGGGCGATAGCCGTGATGCGCGGCGCCTCCGCCGTGGACGAGTTCGTCTCGCTCACCGAAGAGGAATCCTTCGCGGTCGAGTACTGGCCGCTCGAACTGTACAAGCTCACCCTGGCTCCCCCACCGGGGGAGCTCGAAGGACGCGTCGCGCTCGTCACCGGTGGGGCGGGCGGTATAGGGCGTGCCACGATAGACGAGCTCGCCGCAAAAGGGGCGTGCGTCGTCGCGGCGGACCTGGACGGGGCGGGTGCCGAGGAGGCCGTCGCGGAGCTCGACGGCACCGGCGAGGCGGTCGCGGTGGACGTGACCGACGAGGACGCCGTGGAGAGGGCCTACAGGAAGACAGTCCTCACCTACGGCGGGGTGGACATCGTCGTCTCGAACGCCGGGCTCGCCTCCAGCGCGCCCATAGAGGAGACGAGCGTCGAGTTGTGGGAGCGTGACCACCGGGTGCTCGCCAAAGGGTACTTCCTGGTCGCCCGCGAGGCGTTCCGGGTGCTGAAAAGGCAGGGCGTGGGCGGGAGCCTCGTCTTCGTCGCCTCCAAGAACGCCCTCGCCGCCGGCAAGAACGCCTCGGCCTACTCCTCGGCGAAAGCGGCCGAGCTGCACCTGGCGCGGTGTCTCGCGGAAGAGGGCGGGGAAGCGGGCATCCGGGTGAACACGGTCAACCCGGATGCGGTGCTCCGGGGCTCGAAGATCTGGGGCTCGGAGTGGCGGGAGGGCCGGGCGCGCTCGTACGGCATCCCGCCGGAGAAGCTCGAGGAGCACTACCGCGAGCGCACCACCCTCAAGGTCAACGTCCTCCCCGAGGACGTGGCGCAGGCCGTCCTGCACTTCGCCTCGGAGAAGCGTTCGGCCAAGAGCACCGGCAACGTCCTCAACGTCGACGGTGGGGTGAGGGAGGCCTACCCCAGGTAG
- the rhaI gene encoding L-rhamnose isomerase, with protein sequence MQGRSREAYERLVSSIAERGLDPEGIERRLRAQRVETPSWGYGNSGTRFKVFSQPGVPRDPFEKIADAAQVHRHTGISPSVAIHIPWDAVEDYGALREHAEALGMRIGAVNPNLFQDEDYRLGSVCNPDERIRRKATDHLLECVRIAKEVGSEEISLWLADGTNYPGQDSFSERRARMLGCLSELYDAMPRGMRLLVEYKPFEPAFYHTDIPDWGAALTICQRLGERAQVLVDLGHHLQGTNIEQIVSLLLAEGRLGGFHFNARRYADDDLIVGSTNPFELFLIYVELLEAEEEGRRISYMIDQSHNVEPKIEAMILSVVNLQEAYAKALLVDRRALREARLSGDVLGAYRILQEACATDVRPLCAKVREDLGASPDPVGAFRESGYMQKATEERRGGTPAGWN encoded by the coding sequence GTGCAGGGTAGATCCAGGGAAGCCTACGAGAGGCTCGTAAGCTCCATCGCGGAGCGTGGGCTGGACCCGGAGGGGATAGAGAGGCGGCTGAGGGCGCAAAGGGTGGAGACCCCCTCGTGGGGCTACGGAAACTCGGGGACGCGCTTCAAGGTGTTTTCCCAGCCGGGGGTTCCCCGGGATCCTTTCGAGAAGATCGCGGACGCCGCGCAGGTGCACCGCCACACCGGCATCTCACCCTCGGTGGCGATACACATCCCGTGGGATGCGGTGGAGGACTACGGGGCTCTCCGGGAGCACGCGGAGGCTCTCGGGATGCGGATAGGGGCCGTGAACCCGAACCTCTTCCAGGACGAAGACTACAGGCTCGGGAGCGTCTGCAACCCGGACGAGAGGATAAGGAGAAAGGCGACGGACCACCTGCTCGAGTGCGTCCGGATAGCGAAAGAGGTGGGCTCGGAGGAGATCTCGCTCTGGCTCGCCGACGGGACCAACTATCCGGGTCAGGACTCGTTCTCGGAGCGCAGGGCCAGGATGCTCGGTTGCCTCTCGGAGCTCTACGACGCGATGCCGCGAGGGATGCGGCTTCTGGTCGAGTACAAGCCGTTCGAGCCGGCCTTCTACCACACCGACATCCCGGACTGGGGGGCCGCGCTCACGATATGCCAGCGCCTCGGCGAGAGGGCGCAGGTTCTGGTGGACCTCGGTCACCACCTGCAGGGGACGAACATAGAGCAGATCGTCTCGCTGCTCCTCGCTGAGGGCAGGCTCGGGGGCTTCCACTTCAACGCCCGCAGGTACGCCGACGACGACCTGATCGTGGGCTCCACCAACCCGTTCGAGCTCTTCCTGATCTACGTCGAGCTCCTCGAGGCCGAGGAGGAAGGAAGGCGTATCTCCTACATGATAGACCAGTCGCACAACGTCGAGCCGAAGATAGAGGCGATGATCCTCTCGGTCGTGAACCTGCAGGAGGCCTACGCGAAGGCCCTGCTGGTGGACCGCCGGGCGCTGCGCGAGGCCAGGCTCTCGGGGGACGTCCTCGGCGCGTACCGCATCCTGCAGGAAGCCTGCGCAACCGACGTGAGGCCGCTGTGCGCGAAGGTGAGGGAGGATCTCGGGGCCTCGCCGGACCCCGTGGGCGCCTTCCGGGAGAGCGGGTACATGCAAAAGGCAACCGAGGAGCGCCGCGGGGGCACCCCCGCGGGCTGGAACTAG
- a CDS encoding rhamnulokinase encodes MPSGTTTYLAVDLGAESGRVFRARLNGGRLSLEEVHRFPNVPVRLPDGLYWDALHLLQEVERGLAAAGGNPASIGVDSWAVDFGLLAGGRLLSSPRHYRDPYTDGTVEEACRRVPKEEIYRTTGIQFLQINTLCQLLALEGSPLMEAAETLLMIPDLMNYWLCGETACEETNASTTQLYDSSKRSWARGLMERLGIPGRIFPDLVPPATTLGRLLPHVREETGLGEVPVVAVASHDTASAVAAVPAETESFAYVSSGTWSLVGVELPSPVMSEEAMEANFTNEGGFGGRVRFLKNVMGLWLLQECRREWARRGKVYSYEELCHLAEEVPPGGALVDPDDPLFLTPGDMTGRIERFCAKSGQKPPEGVGEVCRCILESLALKQALVIEEAAGITGRDLEVVHVVGGGSQNELLCRMTAEASGLPVVSGPVEATAAGNALVQAYAAGEVESLARMREVIARSFGLRLYEPQEPERWHALKERFVKIANRR; translated from the coding sequence ATGCCATCAGGGACCACGACATATCTTGCGGTGGATCTCGGGGCCGAGAGCGGGCGCGTCTTTCGCGCCCGCCTCAATGGAGGCCGTCTTTCTCTGGAGGAGGTCCACCGCTTCCCCAACGTCCCGGTCCGGCTGCCGGACGGGCTCTACTGGGACGCACTCCATCTTTTGCAGGAGGTGGAGCGGGGGCTCGCCGCGGCGGGCGGGAACCCGGCGAGCATCGGGGTCGACTCCTGGGCGGTGGACTTCGGGCTTCTCGCAGGAGGCCGGCTGCTCTCCTCCCCCCGGCACTACAGGGATCCGTACACGGACGGCACGGTAGAGGAGGCCTGCCGCAGGGTGCCGAAGGAGGAGATCTACCGCACGACCGGCATCCAGTTTCTGCAGATAAACACCCTCTGTCAGCTGCTCGCGCTGGAGGGCTCTCCCCTGATGGAAGCCGCGGAGACCCTGCTCATGATCCCTGACCTCATGAACTACTGGCTCTGCGGGGAGACGGCCTGCGAGGAGACCAACGCCTCGACCACCCAGCTCTACGACTCTTCGAAGAGAAGCTGGGCACGGGGGCTGATGGAGAGGCTCGGGATCCCGGGGCGTATCTTCCCGGATCTGGTACCTCCGGCCACCACGCTCGGTCGCCTTCTGCCGCACGTCCGGGAGGAGACGGGACTCGGGGAGGTCCCGGTGGTCGCCGTGGCCTCACACGACACGGCCTCTGCGGTGGCGGCCGTCCCGGCGGAGACGGAGAGCTTCGCGTACGTCTCCAGCGGCACCTGGTCGCTGGTGGGCGTGGAGCTACCGTCGCCGGTGATGAGCGAGGAAGCGATGGAGGCCAACTTCACCAATGAAGGGGGCTTCGGCGGAAGGGTGCGCTTCCTCAAGAACGTGATGGGGCTGTGGCTGCTGCAGGAGTGCCGCAGGGAGTGGGCGCGCAGAGGAAAGGTGTACTCCTATGAGGAGCTCTGCCATCTTGCGGAGGAGGTTCCTCCGGGTGGAGCGCTCGTGGACCCGGACGACCCGCTCTTTCTCACGCCGGGAGACATGACGGGGCGCATCGAGCGCTTCTGCGCGAAGAGCGGGCAGAAGCCACCCGAAGGGGTCGGCGAGGTGTGCCGGTGCATCCTCGAGAGCCTGGCGCTCAAGCAGGCGCTGGTGATCGAAGAGGCGGCAGGGATCACGGGCCGGGACCTCGAGGTGGTGCACGTGGTGGGCGGCGGCTCGCAGAACGAGCTTCTGTGCCGGATGACGGCGGAGGCCTCGGGACTACCAGTGGTCTCAGGTCCGGTCGAGGCCACGGCCGCGGGTAACGCGCTCGTCCAGGCGTACGCCGCCGGAGAGGTGGAGTCCCTCGCACGGATGAGGGAGGTCATCGCCCGCTCGTTCGGCCTCAGACTGTACGAACCGCAAGAGCCCGAGAGGTGGCATGCTCTGAAGGAACGCTTCGTGAAGATCGCAAATCGGAGATGA
- a CDS encoding MFS transporter, translating to MSGPEEGNGKVDERVTRQHWRWTILAGMASYLDAGSIVALGSGLALWQQHLHLSSSAVGALAAIGPNAIGAAIGSFIGGRLGDLFGRKRIYQYDLLVYALGILLIIISANAPLLFIGTVLIGVAVGADVPTSLALVGEFAPSKARGRLMGLTQVAWSVGPIVVLVLAFIFAPFGLTGTRIVFGQLFVIALVTWYLRRGLVESARWTAASGAGETRRTSAASEQPELAPIPQHVRSHLRGLLSRTNLGALAYTGIFYTFWNLAAGTNGIFFPYIVRTLGAQSQAASVGLQAVGFVLTAISVAFIFMPFNDRSDRARRVIFGTGAIMSVAAFLAWVIFPLNTPTVIANIVLFGLGGTIAGEAFYKTWSQELFPTLLRGTAQGITFGVARVVLGIWSFFLPTIAATGIKPAALLLTVFLFISGVVGFFFMPKTAGKSLEEIEAERGGKAADVNPAAGRTRG from the coding sequence ATGTCTGGCCCTGAAGAAGGGAACGGAAAGGTAGACGAGCGGGTAACCCGCCAGCACTGGAGATGGACAATCCTCGCCGGTATGGCCTCGTATCTCGATGCAGGATCCATCGTGGCGCTGGGTTCTGGACTGGCGCTGTGGCAGCAGCACCTGCACCTGAGCAGTTCAGCGGTCGGAGCACTCGCGGCGATAGGTCCCAACGCCATAGGAGCGGCGATCGGCTCGTTCATCGGCGGCCGGCTCGGGGATCTCTTCGGGCGTAAGCGTATATATCAGTATGATCTCCTGGTCTATGCGCTGGGCATTCTGCTGATCATCATCTCCGCCAACGCGCCGCTGCTGTTCATCGGGACCGTGCTCATAGGAGTCGCGGTCGGGGCCGACGTGCCGACCTCGCTCGCGCTGGTCGGAGAGTTCGCCCCGAGCAAAGCCCGGGGCAGGCTGATGGGGCTCACACAGGTGGCGTGGAGCGTGGGGCCGATCGTCGTTCTGGTACTGGCGTTCATATTCGCACCCTTCGGGCTTACGGGAACCAGGATAGTCTTCGGACAACTCTTCGTAATAGCGCTCGTCACCTGGTATCTGCGGCGGGGGCTCGTCGAGTCGGCCCGCTGGACCGCCGCCTCCGGCGCGGGCGAGACGCGCCGCACCTCGGCAGCCTCCGAACAGCCGGAGCTGGCGCCCATACCACAGCACGTCCGGAGCCATCTGCGCGGCCTGCTCAGCAGGACGAACCTGGGAGCCCTCGCCTACACGGGTATCTTCTATACGTTCTGGAACCTGGCCGCCGGAACCAACGGTATCTTCTTCCCCTACATAGTCAGGACCCTCGGGGCGCAGAGCCAGGCGGCGAGCGTCGGGCTGCAGGCGGTCGGCTTCGTGCTCACGGCGATATCCGTCGCATTCATTTTCATGCCGTTCAATGATCGCAGCGACAGAGCACGGCGCGTAATATTTGGCACTGGAGCCATCATGTCGGTGGCTGCATTTCTGGCCTGGGTCATCTTCCCGCTCAACACACCCACCGTCATAGCCAATATCGTCCTCTTCGGTCTCGGGGGCACGATAGCTGGGGAAGCCTTCTACAAGACGTGGTCGCAGGAGCTCTTCCCAACGCTGCTCAGGGGAACGGCGCAGGGGATCACGTTCGGGGTTGCCCGGGTGGTACTCGGGATATGGAGCTTCTTCCTGCCTACAATTGCGGCCACCGGCATCAAGCCCGCCGCTCTTCTGCTCACGGTCTTCCTCTTCATCAGCGGCGTCGTTGGCTTCTTCTTCATGCCGAAGACGGCCGGGAAGTCGCTGGAAGAGATAGAAGCGGAACGTGGTGGGAAGGCTGCGGATGTGAATCCTGCTGCGGGCAGGACGAGGGGTTGA